The following proteins are co-located in the Brevibacillus laterosporus DSM 25 genome:
- the asnB gene encoding asparagine synthase (glutamine-hydrolyzing): MCGITGWIDWEHNLLNQKPILQQMSDSIRHRGPDAEGYWITEHAALAHRRLIVIDPEGGVQPFIYHESDRLYAMTYNGEIYNYLELRRELIERGHQFKTNSDTEVLLHAYMEWSEDCVKHLNGIFAFAIWDRMKQSLFLARDHLGVKPLFYYQQGSSILFGSEIKAILAHPDVKREVDFQGLSELIALGGIRTPGNGIFTNIFEVKPAHSILFTKERTRETRYWQLQSRLHTETAEETAEHITHLLEDTVKRQLIADVPVVSMLSGGLDSSGLVSIAGRQFFDKGQQLSTYSVDFVGSDQDFVADGARPSLDAPYAKMLSEHVGTKHHVITLTSEQLLENLLIPMRMRDLPGYGDMETSLHLLCKEMKKDATVAISGESADEIFSGYPWFHQEEYLDSSRYPWLLNTWDKFASILQQDVIESIQPNDYAEMRYAEATREVPLLENETMTQMRQRRMSYLFITRFLIGLLERKDRASMYAGFEVRVPFCDYRLVEYAFNIPFEMKTIGNIEKGILRQAFQGYVPEEVRLRRKSAYPSTQDPVYFAGVQSIFQEMMSNSNAPIHDLLDKKKLMHVVDGSSSLLQGKMHSSQGLLLKLMEYFIQVNMWLSEYRITVKSTNRNLHGFI, encoded by the coding sequence ATGTGCGGGATAACAGGCTGGATCGATTGGGAACATAACTTGTTGAATCAAAAACCTATTTTACAGCAGATGTCTGATTCTATTCGTCATCGAGGACCGGATGCTGAAGGATATTGGATTACGGAGCACGCAGCTTTGGCGCACCGACGTTTAATTGTTATTGACCCTGAAGGTGGTGTTCAACCCTTTATCTATCACGAGTCTGATCGATTATATGCCATGACTTATAATGGAGAAATTTATAATTATCTTGAACTACGTCGTGAATTAATAGAACGAGGCCATCAATTTAAAACAAATTCTGACACGGAAGTATTACTTCACGCTTATATGGAATGGTCAGAAGACTGTGTTAAGCATCTGAATGGTATTTTTGCCTTTGCGATTTGGGACCGAATGAAGCAAAGTTTGTTTTTAGCACGAGATCATTTAGGGGTTAAGCCTTTATTTTATTATCAACAAGGAAGTTCGATTTTGTTTGGCTCGGAAATAAAGGCAATTCTTGCTCACCCAGATGTGAAACGGGAAGTTGATTTTCAAGGATTATCCGAACTAATTGCTCTTGGAGGAATACGTACGCCGGGCAATGGGATTTTCACAAATATTTTTGAAGTAAAGCCAGCTCATTCGATACTGTTTACAAAAGAAAGAACAAGAGAGACCCGCTATTGGCAGCTCCAGAGTAGATTACATACTGAAACGGCTGAAGAAACGGCTGAACATATTACGCACTTGTTAGAAGATACAGTAAAACGCCAATTAATTGCTGATGTTCCGGTTGTATCCATGCTTTCGGGTGGTTTGGATTCAAGCGGTTTAGTTTCGATTGCAGGGCGTCAATTTTTTGATAAAGGTCAACAGTTGTCTACATACTCCGTCGACTTTGTAGGGAGTGATCAAGATTTTGTAGCAGATGGAGCTCGTCCTAGTTTAGATGCACCGTATGCAAAAATGCTGTCTGAGCATGTGGGAACGAAGCACCATGTTATAACACTTACCTCTGAACAGCTGCTTGAAAATTTACTTATTCCAATGCGTATGCGTGATTTACCTGGGTATGGCGATATGGAAACATCCTTACATTTATTGTGTAAAGAGATGAAGAAGGATGCTACGGTAGCTATTTCAGGTGAATCAGCAGACGAAATATTTAGTGGATATCCATGGTTTCACCAAGAAGAGTATTTGGATTCTAGTAGATATCCATGGCTGCTTAACACATGGGATAAATTTGCTTCTATATTACAGCAGGATGTAATCGAAAGCATTCAACCAAACGATTATGCGGAAATGAGGTATGCTGAAGCAACAAGGGAAGTACCTTTGCTTGAAAATGAAACGATGACACAGATGCGTCAACGTAGAATGTCTTATTTATTCATCACTCGATTTTTAATCGGTTTATTGGAGCGTAAGGATCGCGCAAGTATGTATGCAGGCTTTGAGGTACGTGTTCCATTTTGCGATTACCGATTAGTGGAGTATGCATTTAATATCCCATTTGAGATGAAGACCATTGGGAATATCGAAAAAGGTATACTGCGTCAAGCCTTCCAAGGTTATGTACCAGAAGAAGTACGACTTCGTAGAAAGAGTGCTTATCCATCTACACAAGACCCAGTCTATTTCGCAGGTGTTCAGTCTATCTTTCAAGAGATGATGTCTAATTCAAATGCACCAATTCATGATTTACTGGATAAAAAGAAATTGATGCATGTTGTAGATGGCAGTTCCTCACTCCTTCAAGGAAAAATGCACTCTAGTCAAGGCTTGTTACTTAAGCTAATGGAGTACTTTATACAGGTAAATATGTGGCTAAGCGAATATAGAATTACGGTAAAATCCACTAACAGGAATCTACACGGCTTTATATAA
- the fabD gene encoding ACP S-malonyltransferase, with the protein MNPSIVFMYSGQGSQYYQMGRALFEQNNIFRSYMYELDAKVRELIGVSVRSELYEINKKMTEPFTRTLYTHVSIFMVEYAMTMVLLENGIVPDAVIGVSLGEFAAAVTAGVCSVDTALQSVVKQAQLVESRCEEGGMLAMLHHPSLFSSDPVLYENSELVSIHSENHFIVSGKKEHMALVEQHAKKKGIMCSKLPVTQGFHSSSIDPASDEYVAFLQKQLFLDSKITYISSVYGKPLREWNTDYFWKVIRKPIQFTEGITFLQEEGNDRIYLDVGPSGTLFTMCKSMSILRKNQIVLPILTPYKTELQNLDYILRNYAQKSPTTVKKENKSMLAFVFPGQGSQKKGMGGDLFDQYPDITSQADSVLGYSMKELCLEDPLGRLQQTEYTQPALYTVNALMYLDTINESGRKPDILAGHSLGEYNALFAAGAFDFVTGLKLVKKRGELMSRAVGGGMAAVIGIVEDKMKQILLQNQLDRIDIANLNSPKQLVISGLQSDIARAKLVFEAIEGITYIPLRVSGAFHSRHMLEAREQFETYINSFVLSECTIPVLSNVHARLYQKNDMKMNLIRQITESVRWCETVQVLMGFEGIEVKEIGPGKVLTGLMRKITAEATPIYLPTEATYEFAIPTISQPMSQQFNRDENRREGVEEIEEKPFVQQPEASVITTVGCKQFMQDYQLQYPYLAGGMYKGIASKELVVKLGKAGMMGFLGTGDLHLSQIEKSIQYIQRELHAGQAYGMNLLHTPDKQEREDQLVDLYIQYGIKAVEVSAYMSITSALIKYRAHGVKKLPDGTVSSTNRIIGKVSRPEMAEQFLRPAPEYLVEKMVRENKITRDQAHMLSTIPMADDLCIVADSGGPTDGVASYVLLPAMILLRDEMMRKYKYPKKVRIGAAGGIGTPEAAAAAFMLGADFILTGSINQCTVEAGTSDAVKDLLQQVQIQDTAYAPAGDRFEIGAKVQVLKRGVFFPARANKLFELYSQYNSLEEINEKDKKLIQVKYFKRSFEEVYEKCKQNASQVEIDKAEKNQKYKMALIFKWYLAHSINLAIDGIPEQQVDYQIYCGPALGAFNRWVRGTSLESWKNRHVDEIGVKLMEETIKILDAKLRSFVMR; encoded by the coding sequence GTGAATCCATCGATTGTATTTATGTATTCAGGTCAGGGATCACAGTATTATCAGATGGGAAGGGCCTTATTTGAGCAAAATAACATTTTTAGATCATACATGTATGAATTAGATGCAAAAGTCCGCGAATTGATCGGAGTATCTGTACGCAGTGAGTTGTATGAGATCAATAAAAAAATGACAGAGCCTTTTACTCGTACGCTTTATACTCACGTTTCTATTTTTATGGTGGAATACGCCATGACAATGGTTTTATTAGAAAATGGCATAGTTCCAGACGCTGTTATTGGTGTTAGTCTGGGGGAATTTGCAGCAGCTGTAACAGCAGGTGTATGTAGTGTTGATACTGCACTCCAATCCGTTGTGAAACAAGCCCAATTAGTAGAGAGTCGGTGTGAAGAAGGCGGTATGTTGGCTATGCTACATCATCCGTCCCTATTCTCGTCTGATCCGGTTCTATATGAAAATAGCGAGTTGGTCTCTATTCATAGCGAAAATCATTTTATTGTATCAGGAAAAAAAGAACATATGGCTTTGGTTGAACAGCATGCAAAGAAAAAAGGAATCATGTGTAGTAAATTACCTGTTACTCAAGGATTCCATTCTTCTAGCATTGATCCTGCATCAGATGAATACGTTGCTTTTTTACAAAAGCAACTTTTTCTTGATTCTAAAATAACGTATATATCAAGTGTGTACGGAAAACCGCTTAGAGAATGGAATACAGATTATTTTTGGAAGGTTATTCGAAAGCCAATTCAATTTACTGAGGGGATCACCTTCTTACAAGAGGAGGGTAACGATCGGATATATTTGGATGTCGGTCCTTCAGGAACGCTTTTTACTATGTGTAAATCAATGTCTATTTTAAGAAAGAATCAAATCGTTCTGCCGATTCTTACTCCATATAAAACAGAGCTACAAAATTTGGATTATATCCTACGCAATTATGCTCAAAAAAGTCCAACTACAGTGAAAAAGGAGAATAAAAGTATGCTTGCTTTTGTATTTCCTGGACAAGGATCGCAAAAAAAAGGAATGGGAGGAGACTTGTTTGATCAGTATCCTGATATCACGAGTCAAGCTGATTCGGTTTTAGGATATTCCATGAAAGAATTGTGTCTAGAAGATCCATTAGGGAGATTACAACAGACCGAGTACACACAGCCTGCCTTATATACGGTAAATGCGCTGATGTATTTGGATACCATTAACGAATCGGGAAGAAAACCAGATATTCTGGCTGGACACAGCTTAGGTGAATATAATGCATTGTTTGCAGCAGGAGCTTTTGACTTTGTGACTGGATTAAAACTGGTGAAAAAAAGGGGAGAATTAATGAGTCGAGCTGTTGGAGGGGGGATGGCAGCAGTTATAGGAATAGTTGAGGATAAGATGAAGCAGATCTTACTTCAAAATCAATTAGACAGAATCGATATTGCTAATTTGAATTCCCCTAAGCAGTTGGTTATTTCAGGATTACAATCGGATATAGCTCGGGCCAAGCTAGTATTTGAGGCGATTGAAGGTATCACTTATATTCCGTTACGTGTAAGTGGAGCCTTTCATTCGAGACATATGTTGGAGGCAAGAGAGCAGTTTGAGACCTATATCAATTCTTTCGTTCTTTCTGAATGTACCATCCCTGTTTTGTCTAACGTCCATGCGAGATTATATCAAAAAAACGATATGAAAATGAATTTGATTAGACAAATAACAGAGTCAGTTCGCTGGTGTGAGACAGTTCAAGTGCTGATGGGATTTGAAGGAATAGAAGTCAAGGAAATTGGACCGGGGAAAGTGTTAACTGGGCTGATGAGGAAAATAACAGCAGAAGCAACCCCAATCTACTTGCCTACTGAAGCAACATATGAGTTTGCAATTCCTACTATATCTCAGCCTATGTCTCAGCAATTCAATAGGGATGAAAACAGAAGAGAGGGCGTAGAAGAAATTGAAGAAAAACCTTTCGTTCAACAACCCGAAGCTAGTGTGATTACAACTGTTGGATGCAAGCAATTTATGCAAGATTATCAATTGCAGTATCCCTATCTTGCTGGTGGTATGTATAAGGGCATCGCATCTAAAGAATTAGTAGTAAAGCTGGGCAAGGCTGGCATGATGGGTTTTTTAGGTACTGGAGACTTACATCTTTCTCAAATCGAGAAATCGATTCAATACATTCAAAGAGAACTACATGCCGGACAAGCGTATGGGATGAACCTCCTACATACTCCCGATAAACAAGAAAGAGAAGATCAACTGGTCGATTTATATATTCAATATGGGATTAAAGCAGTAGAAGTATCTGCTTACATGAGTATAACATCGGCATTAATTAAATATCGTGCGCATGGAGTAAAAAAGCTACCTGATGGAACCGTATCGAGTACGAATCGAATCATTGGCAAGGTATCAAGACCTGAAATGGCTGAACAATTTTTACGTCCGGCACCAGAGTACTTAGTCGAGAAAATGGTTAGAGAAAATAAAATTACCAGAGACCAAGCTCATATGCTTAGTACAATTCCTATGGCAGATGACTTGTGTATAGTAGCTGATTCAGGCGGACCTACAGATGGGGTAGCATCTTATGTTTTATTGCCAGCCATGATACTGCTACGTGATGAGATGATGAGAAAATATAAATACCCTAAGAAGGTTAGGATTGGAGCAGCTGGAGGAATTGGGACTCCTGAGGCAGCAGCGGCAGCTTTTATGTTAGGTGCAGATTTTATACTAACAGGTTCTATTAATCAATGTACAGTGGAAGCAGGCACAAGTGATGCAGTTAAAGACTTGTTACAACAGGTGCAAATTCAAGATACCGCATATGCGCCAGCAGGAGATCGATTTGAAATAGGAGCTAAGGTTCAAGTGTTAAAAAGAGGTGTGTTCTTCCCTGCTAGGGCGAATAAGCTGTTTGAATTGTATTCTCAATATAATTCACTGGAAGAGATCAATGAAAAAGATAAAAAACTCATCCAGGTAAAATACTTTAAACGCAGTTTTGAGGAAGTTTATGAGAAATGTAAACAGAATGCCTCACAGGTAGAAATAGATAAGGCAGAAAAAAATCAGAAGTATAAAATGGCTTTGATTTTTAAATGGTACCTAGCACACTCTATAAATTTAGCAATAGACGGTATTCCAGAACAACAAGTAGATTATCAAATTTATTGTGGCCCTGCGTTAGGGGCGTTTAATCGTTGGGTAAGAGGAACAAGCTTGGAAAGCTGGAAAAATCGTCATGTAGATGAAATCGGTGTAAAGCTAATGGAAGAAACTATAAAAATTTTAGATGCAAAATTACGAAGTTTTGTTATGAGATAG
- a CDS encoding class I adenylate-forming enzyme family protein, whose product MIYKHLKQLIEHNPRLTAIIKETEEIPYQAVVSEADHLIQIFQKFGLHAETPLAIVLQKSEVIWAAIVAASHLNISVMLVDPLLKEEEMQKIMTMYKTQYVLREINSKSIDSLEYKEWYELSCFEHVFSIGNIGKYATCWNEYLKPTTNQSNLVFLTSGSTKIPSAVVKPMESLMSDGKRIGQTLGIVPEDRILCAAPTYHIYGTICGCFVPFLCGASVSFTGAYVLPSSLEKKIYKQACNILMAVPAHYKMLVEHVDKPLDQIRIALSATSPLSDELLLSCKKKLNLFIQNIYGSSEAGVVSIQQNRFSSRESTSVGTLIDGVQVKLDDTNPFEFDGKTVYELLIKSESLAKGYLRKGDSDESGYVVQDGWWRTGDLAYLSEEGELHIVGRLNITINVNGKKVNPYEIEEVLSQHPAIADAVVVGEHDPIRGEMAVAYVVAKNQITEVELLEYCREKLSDFKVPRRIEFREDLPKTAAGKVRRKEVR is encoded by the coding sequence ATGATTTATAAACATTTGAAGCAACTAATTGAACACAACCCTCGGTTAACAGCCATTATTAAAGAAACGGAAGAAATTCCTTATCAGGCTGTAGTAAGTGAAGCGGATCATTTGATACAAATTTTTCAAAAGTTTGGCTTACATGCAGAAACGCCTTTAGCAATTGTTCTTCAAAAAAGTGAGGTCATTTGGGCCGCGATAGTAGCTGCAAGCCATCTAAATATTTCCGTCATGTTAGTTGATCCTCTATTGAAAGAAGAGGAAATGCAAAAGATCATGACGATGTATAAGACTCAGTATGTATTACGTGAAATAAATAGTAAGTCAATAGATTCGCTTGAATACAAGGAATGGTACGAGCTTTCCTGCTTTGAGCATGTCTTCTCGATAGGAAATATAGGAAAGTATGCGACGTGTTGGAACGAATATCTAAAACCAACAACAAATCAAAGCAATCTTGTGTTTTTAACATCGGGTTCAACTAAGATACCGTCTGCAGTGGTTAAACCAATGGAGAGCCTTATGTCTGATGGGAAACGGATAGGTCAAACCCTTGGGATTGTCCCTGAAGATCGTATCTTATGCGCAGCACCCACATATCATATTTATGGCACAATTTGTGGGTGTTTTGTTCCTTTCTTATGTGGAGCATCTGTATCTTTCACTGGGGCATATGTTTTGCCGTCTAGTTTGGAAAAGAAAATATACAAGCAAGCTTGTAACATACTAATGGCTGTTCCAGCCCACTATAAAATGCTGGTTGAACATGTTGATAAGCCACTTGATCAAATTAGGATTGCTTTATCAGCAACTTCACCATTATCAGATGAGCTGCTTTTATCCTGTAAGAAAAAATTGAATCTATTCATTCAAAACATATACGGGTCCTCAGAAGCAGGTGTCGTGTCCATTCAACAAAATCGTTTCTCTTCTAGAGAGTCTACTAGCGTAGGCACTCTTATTGATGGGGTACAGGTAAAGCTTGATGATACAAACCCATTTGAATTTGATGGAAAAACAGTTTATGAACTACTCATAAAAAGCGAGTCACTTGCTAAAGGGTACTTACGCAAGGGAGATTCGGATGAAAGTGGATATGTAGTGCAAGATGGGTGGTGGCGAACCGGAGATTTGGCCTATCTAAGTGAAGAGGGTGAGCTACATATAGTTGGTCGTCTAAATATTACGATAAATGTGAATGGTAAAAAAGTTAACCCGTATGAAATTGAGGAAGTGCTTAGTCAGCACCCAGCAATAGCAGATGCAGTAGTGGTTGGCGAACATGATCCTATCCGTGGGGAAATGGCGGTAGCCTATGTAGTAGCTAAAAATCAGATTACGGAAGTAGAGCTACTAGAATATTGTCGTGAAAAACTATCTGATTTCAAAGTGCCAAGAAGAATCGAATTTAGAGAGGATTTACCTAAAACGGCGGCGGGTAAGGTGCGTCGAAAAGAAGTGAGATAG
- a CDS encoding acyl carrier protein: protein MGTTNSADYGLVIKNDLAEIIKSHYGQEIDPNSIPDDLDIIKQYNLDSIVIMELLVQIEKRFDIQIADEELSSELVRTIHKVVAYIQSKKR, encoded by the coding sequence ATGGGAACTACAAATTCAGCAGACTACGGACTAGTTATTAAAAATGATCTGGCGGAAATTATAAAATCACATTATGGTCAAGAGATTGATCCTAATAGTATTCCAGACGATTTAGATATTATCAAACAATATAATTTAGACTCCATTGTTATTATGGAGTTGTTGGTACAAATTGAAAAACGATTTGATATTCAGATAGCAGATGAAGAGCTTAGCTCAGAATTAGTACGGACAATTCATAAGGTAGTGGCTTATATTCAGTCCAAAAAAAGATAA